The Candidatus Methylomirabilota bacterium genomic sequence TTCAGGCAGGCGCTCTCCGAGCTCTTCGGCGAACCGGCCGCCGCGCCCGTGGGCGAAGAAACCCTCGATGCGCCGGACGAGTTGGTCGCGCCTGAGCCGTCGTTTACGGCGGCGGTCGCGGCTGACGCGCCGGCGACGTCGGAGGCGCCAACGGTGTCGGGCTTGGTAGTCCGGATTCCGTTCGACCGGGTGGTGGGACAGCTGCCGCCGGGGGCGTTTCGGGTGCCGCTGGGGCAGGTAGGGGCGCAGCTGCGGGAGGCGGAGACGCTGGTGGTGCCGCAGGACGTGGTCGTGCCGCAGCTGGGCGAGGGCGTGGTGCAGGTGGCGTGGGAGGTGGTGGCGGAGCAGTTTCCGGCGGCGGTGTTCGCGGTGGCGCCGGCGGAGGTGAAGGAGCGGATTGTGAACGGGCGGCTGCTGCTGCCGCTGGACGAGATCGTGCGGCAGCTGCCGCCGGACGTGTTTGCGGCATCGATCGGGCGAGGGTCGGTGGAGGTGCCGGGGATCGAGAGCTTCCCCGCGCCGTTCAAGCCACTGGGGTGGGAAGCGCCGCCTGTACCGGCCGTTGCCGAGCCGGCGAGCGTGACGCTCCCGGCTCCCCCCGCTCCCCCGCCCGCCGTGCCGGAGCTCGAGCGGTCGCCCGAGCCGGAGCCAGTGCCGGTGGCAGCCGAGGCGCCTGACCAGGCTCCGGCCATCGAGACGCGCTACGTCGCCGAGCCGCAGGGGAATGCCGAGAAGCTCGCCGTCCTCATGGCTCCGTGGGAGACCGCGGTTTTCGACGAAGTCCAGGTCGGCGACTTCGCGATCATCAGCGTCTCCTCGGCCGGTCTGGCAGGGAGCGCGGTGGTCGCCGCGGCCGGCCGCCTGAGCCCCGTCATCGCGCGCCGGGCGCCGCGGCCCGTCGAGCAGGCGACCCTGCGCGGAGTCGGAGGCACGCTCGTGCTCACGCCTGTCGGATCCGGATGGAACACGGGCACGGCGCTCGCCGTGGGCTTGCGCCCGGGCGGCCCGCTGGCCCGTCTCGAGATACTCGCGCGGCGCGCGGCGGCCGCTCATGAGCCTCCCTCATCGGCTGAGAGTCGGCAGACCGTCCCCCAGACCGTTCCCCAGGCAGTTCCCATGACGGCGAGGTTCGACGCCGCGCCGCCGCCCGCCGCCGCCGCCGCCGCCGCGGAGGACCTCCAAGCCTTCGGGCCTCTGACGGCTCAGTCGTACCGCGAGCCCACGAGCGGCGTTCTCATACACTGTTTCGTCCCGCCGGGCGCGTCGGCAGCCGAGCTGGCGCCGTTCGCCTGGGAGCTTGCGCAGGCCATGGCGCAGGGTTCCCAGGCGGGACCCCTCGGATCCTTCCACTCGGCCGTCCTCCGCTCGGGGAGAGAGCGCTTCGAGATCCGCCGGCTGCCGTCTGCCGCGGGTCCCGCGCCGGTCCTCGTCGTGGGGGGCGCCGAGACGGGCCGACCGGGGCTCGCGCGCCTGCAAGTCGAGCGGGCGGCGGCGCGGCTCGGCGCGGCCTGAGGACACCATGGCGATCATCAACTACGCGCAGAAGGTCATCAACTTCAAGCTGGTCTACTACGGCCCGGGAGTGGCCGGGAAGACTGCCAACCTCCAGCACATCCACAAGAGCCTGCCGGACGGCAGCAAGGGCAGCATGATCTCGCTCACGGCCGGCGACGACCGGACGCTCTTCTTCGACTTCCTGCCCGTCTCCGCGCTGACCGTGCGGGGCTTCACGGCCAAGTTCCAGCTCTACACCGTGCCCGGGCAGGTCTACTACAACATGACGCGCAAGCTGGTGCTGCGGGGCGCGGACGGGATGGTCTTCGTGGCCGACTCGCAGTGGGACCGGCTGCGCGAGAACGTCGAGAGCTTCCGCAACCTCGAGGAGAACCTGCGCGAGTACAATACCAGCCTGGACGAGATGCCCTACGTGATTCAGTACAACAAGCGCGACCTCGAGAACATCGCGCCGCTCGACTACATGGAGTTTCTCCTCAACCGGCGGGCCCGGCGGGTTCCGTCCTTCGAGGCTGTGGCCGTCAATGGCGACGGGGTTTTCGACACCCTCAACACCGTCTCCCGCATGGTCCTGGTGGGCGAGTTCGGTCAAGAAAAGGGGGCGCACCGTGAGACTGCATGACGTGGTCATCCACGAAGGCGACGCGGAGAAGATCAACGCGGTCCTGACGACGTTCCTCGGTGAGACAGGCGCCACCGAGGCCCTGCTCATCGACCGGAGCGGCCAGCTCCTGGCGGCGACCGGCGCCAACCGCGCGCTCGACACCGTGTCCATCTCGGCCCTGGCGGCCGGCGCCTTCAGCTCGACGGGCGCCCTGGCCCAGCTGCTGGGCGAGACGGAGTTCACCGTGCTCTTCCACCAGGGCAACAAGGAGAGCATGCACGTCTCCACCGTCGACGACCAGGCGATCCTGCTGGCGATCTTCGGCGAGCGGACGACGGTGGGCATGGTGCGCCTCTTCGCGAAAGAGGCGGCGACAGCTATCGGGCAGATCCTGATCGAGTCGCGCGCCAAGCCCAGGAGCATGGGCGATCTGTCGACGCCGCTGACGGCGGAGGAATCGCGGACCACCTTCGGCGAGCCGCAGAAGCCCTGACGGGAGTGCCACGGGAAGGGCCCCGCGGCCGCACGAGCGGCCACGGGTGCGGCGACAGGCGCCGGTGCTAGATATCCTCGGGGCTGGCCGGGATCTGGCTCTGCGGCCCCCAGGCGCCTTCGAGCGTGGCCAGCGCCTTCCTGAGCGCCCACTGCACTAAGCCCACGTTGACCTCGCGATCCCCCAGCACGACCACGAAGCCGACCGGACTCGAGCCGAGGAACACCGTCCCGTCGTCCGCCGAGAAGAGCGCCGTGTGGAAGGGGGTCCGCTTCAGCCGGTCGGCGCCGACCTCGAGCTCGCGCCCGAGCGTGGCCGTCAGCGCCGCCAGCGGCTCGACGGCGACGGTGCGGGGCAGGCTCGACGTGATGACGAGGCCGTCGGCGGCCACCACGAGCCCGCCGCGGACGCGGTCAATCTTGAGCATCTCGGCGAGGATGCGCCGGAACTCGCGCGCCCGCGCGGACGCGGGCCGTGGGGTCGCGGGCTCGGCGCTCACGCGCGGACTCCCAGCTCACGCAGCGAGTTGGTCCAGAGCTTGTCGGTCTCGAGCAGCCCGAAGCCGACCTTGACGTCCTGCGGGAAGCTGAGCGCGAGGATCAGGCGGTCATTGCTCCGGAAGAACGTGGTCTCGGTGGCGGCCTGGACGATGCCGCGCCTCAACGCGCCGAGCCCCGCCCGCTGGAGCGTCGCCGAAGCGATCCGGTAGACCTGCGTGACGTGGCCGGCCAGATCCTCGGCGTCCTTGTCGCCCTGCTGGGAGAAGACGAGCGTGCCGTCGGCCTGCGTCAGCACGAACTCTCGCCCGCCCGCCGGCGGCTTGAGCTTCTCCACCTGGATCGGCGGGCCCGCGTAGACCGGACGCTGGCCCGGGGCCGCCGGCGTCATCGTCCAGCTCGACACCATGTCCTGCAGCGCTTTGGCCTCGGGGAAGTCCGGGTAGTACTGAAGCGCCTTGTCGAGGAAGGGGCGGCACGCGGCGAGGTCACGCTCTTCGAGCGCGATCTTGGCGAGTCCCAGGAGCGCCCGCGGATGATACGCGTCGAGGGCCAGGACGGCCTGGAACTCGCTCTTGGCCGGGCCGATCTGGCGGAAGGCCAGGTGGAGGTAGGCCGAGAGGAGGTGGCCGACACCGCTGTTCGGCGCCAAGCGCAGCCCGTGGGCGACCAGTTCGGCGGCCTCTTCGAAGCGCCCTTCCTGTCGGTAGAGATCGGCGCGCCGGAAGAGCGTGGCGGCATTGGGCGGACGCGTGAAGCTGGTGATCGCGTCCCAGGAGCGCGACAGGAGCCTCAGCAAGCCCACGTGGT encodes the following:
- a CDS encoding gliding-motility protein MglA, with product MAIINYAQKVINFKLVYYGPGVAGKTANLQHIHKSLPDGSKGSMISLTAGDDRTLFFDFLPVSALTVRGFTAKFQLYTVPGQVYYNMTRKLVLRGADGMVFVADSQWDRLRENVESFRNLEENLREYNTSLDEMPYVIQYNKRDLENIAPLDYMEFLLNRRARRVPSFEAVAVNGDGVFDTLNTVSRMVLVGEFGQEKGAHRETA
- a CDS encoding roadblock/LC7 domain-containing protein, whose product is MRLHDVVIHEGDAEKINAVLTTFLGETGATEALLIDRSGQLLAATGANRALDTVSISALAAGAFSSTGALAQLLGETEFTVLFHQGNKESMHVSTVDDQAILLAIFGERTTVGMVRLFAKEAATAIGQILIESRAKPRSMGDLSTPLTAEESRTTFGEPQKP
- a CDS encoding tetratricopeptide repeat protein → MGLLRLLSRSWDAITSFTRPPNAATLFRRADLYRQEGRFEEAAELVAHGLRLAPNSGVGHLLSAYLHLAFRQIGPAKSEFQAVLALDAYHPRALLGLAKIALEERDLAACRPFLDKALQYYPDFPEAKALQDMVSSWTMTPAAPGQRPVYAGPPIQVEKLKPPAGGREFVLTQADGTLVFSQQGDKDAEDLAGHVTQVYRIASATLQRAGLGALRRGIVQAATETTFFRSNDRLILALSFPQDVKVGFGLLETDKLWTNSLRELGVRA